The following proteins are co-located in the Primulina tabacum isolate GXHZ01 chromosome 11, ASM2559414v2, whole genome shotgun sequence genome:
- the LOC142519606 gene encoding uncharacterized protein LOC142519606 gives MMQNKGVEISYFKAWRGRQLALDKLLGSPEESYRIMPSYLYMIEQVNRGSKTDLVTDSTGRFIYMFLAYGACIDGFRRMRKVISADGTFLKCKYRGCLLVATAQDRDFHKFPIAWAIVDSENDDSWTWFLQKLKEFINDDPNLVIISDRHISIINDVRTVYEHASHVHCSWHLSQNLKRVSGRKGGIDLFMKTSYAYKVSEFDELYGCLKERYPNIASYLEMHSSLDKWSRAYSPGARYNIMTTNGVESINAKLKTEREMPIVALLDAIHKLTSKWFNKHRNAAGSATTTLTPSTEAILRANFTLSQRLKASQLNEFEYHVYGDGKDEVVNLSDRSCSCRVFQIDKISCAHAIAAIYGAKLDLYDFCSPYYSSQMWALAYADTIYPVPIANEWNIPDHFKYNVLPPDVKRKRGRAQKERFPSIGEFGRKRTKKCGVCHEFGHCRKKCPKRQTDV, from the coding sequence ATGATGCAAAATAAAGGTGTTGAAATTAGTTACTTCAAAGCATGGAGGGGAAGACAACTTGCTTTGGATAAGTTACTTGGCAGTCCTGAAGAGAGTTATCGAATTATGCCTTCATATTTGTACATGATTGAACAAGTGAACAGAGGCTCGAAAACTGATTTGGTGACAGATTCAACAGgtagatttatatatatgtttctAGCATACGGGGCATGCATTGATGGATTTCGTAGAATGAGAAAAGTTATATCTGCCGATGGaacatttttaaaatgcaaatatAGAGGTTGTTTACTTGTTGCTACAGCCCAAGATCGTGACTTTCATAAATTTCCTATAGCATGGGCCATTGTTGACTCAGAGAATGATGATTCATGGACTTGGTTTTTGCAGAAGTTGAAGGAGTTTATTAATGATGATCCTAACTTGGTAATCATTTCTGATAGACATATATCTATTATTAATGATGTTCGTACTGTATATGAGCATGCATCACATGTACATTGCTCATGGCATCTTTCACAGAACCTTAAAAGAGTGTCTGGCAGAAAAGGTGGGATTGATTTGTTTATGAAAACATCATATGCATACAAAGTGTCTGAATTTGATGAGTTGTATGGATGTTTGAAAGAGAGGTATCCCAACATTGCATCGTATCTTGAAATGCATTCATCTCTTGACAAATGGTCTAGAGCTTATTCCCCTGGTGCTAGATACAATATAATGACGACAAATGGGGTAGAGTCAATAAATGCAAAACTTAAGACTGAAAGAGAGATGCCTATTGTAGCATTGTTGGATGCAATTCATAAATTAACTTCAAAGTGGTTCAACAAGCATCGGAATGCAGCAGGTTCAGCTACGACGACACTTACTCCATCGACAGAGGCTATCTTGAGAGCTAATTTTACATTGTCACAACGGTTAAAAGCATCTCAACTCAATGAATTTGAGTATCACGTATACGGTGATGGGAAGGATGAAGTTGTTAATTTATCTGATAGATCTTGTAGTTGTCGAGTGTTTCAAATTGATAAAATTTCATGCGCTCATGCAATTGCAGCAATTTATGGGGCGAAATTAGATTTGTATGACTTTTGCTCGCCCTACTACTCATCACAAATGTGGGCCCTCGCTTATGCTGATACCATATATCCGGTGCCCATTGCAAATGAATGGAATATTCCAGATCATTTTAAATACAATGTTCTTCCCCCGGATGTCAAGAGGAAACGTGGTAGAGCACAAAAGGAAAGATTTCCTTCTATTGGGGAGTTTGGTCGGAAGCGAACTAAAAAATGTGGTGTATGTCATGAATTTGGCCATTGCCGAAAAAAATGCCCTAAGAGACAGACTGATGTGTAG
- the LOC142518703 gene encoding uncharacterized protein LOC142518703 isoform X2 — MVMVMRQVYATDDDEMWFVVNDRPVKFSRMEYALITWLDCSDNFYDEVVEVSDFCDRYFQGSDKVYVKEVEMKLKDLKNVDELLSIERVKMACLYFVCGVLWPIAPVKNPQVDKEIFSLIDDFDVFNKYPWGTIAFKGDVCALKLDLKKKEVVLSKKAENGKSLNSGTHDMVGFINPLQILAYECVRGIGERFAKQRE; from the exons ATGGTTATGGTGATGAGACAAGTGTATGCAACAGACGATGATGAAATGTGGTTTGTTGTAAATGATAGACCAGTCAAGTTTTCTAGAATGGAGTATGCATTGATAACATGGTTGGATTGTTCTGATAATTTTTATGATGAAGTAGTAGAAGTTTCAGACTTTTGTGATAGATATTTTCAAGGTAGTGATAAAGTATATGTGAAGGAAGTTGAGATGAAGTTGAAGGATTTGAAAAATGTGGATGAGTTGTTGAGTATAGAGAGAGTGAAGATGGCTTGTTTGTACTTCGTCTGTGGTGTACTATGGCCTATAGCTCCAGTTAAGAATCCTCAAGTTGATAAAGAGATTTTTAGCCTGAttgatgattttgatgtttttaataAGTACCCTTGGGGTACAATAGCTTTCAAAGGAGATGTTTGTGCTTTGAAGcttgatttgaagaaaaaagaagtTGTGTTGAGCAAAAAAGCAGAAAACGGTAAGTCTTTGAACAGTGGAACCCATGATATGGTTGGATTCATCAATCCGCTACag atTCTTGCATACGAATGCGTTCGTGGTATTGGGGAGCGTTTTGCGAAACAAAGAGAATGA
- the LOC142518703 gene encoding uncharacterized protein LOC142518703 isoform X1, translating to MCQWISNNWSKKGSPRYIDILDASKSGKKIVRSILSPTDQEFIAPFIRNIFIEDSCTDSHLSYINSLLLEGKSVYCTKNPTLCESKETIQFKEEVHERKLCPKNKSKRSSKLCPAKKALEKQSHQVERDDVLGKSDTSGQVKALQEHVDRNFVELKDMISNLDSKLERIMEVLNISSSSKRRLDEPTIVFAQSKKKKNHEKCEPGTTVSNQGVTLGQEAIVEPFISPLTHLGIFSFKSKL from the exons ATGTGCCAATGGATCTCCAACAACTGGTCGAAAAAAGGATCTCCTAGATATATTGACATTTTAGATGCATCAAAGAGTGGTAAAAAG ATTGTTAGGAGTATTTTGTCACCTACAGATCAAGAATTTATTGCTCcttttattagaaatattttcATTGAAGATTCTTGTACAGATTCCCATTTGTCCTATATTAATTCATTGTTGTTGGAGGGAAAATCTGTGTACTGCACTAAGAATCCCACTCTTTGTGAATCTAAAGAGACCATTCAATTCAAAGAAGAAGTCCATGAAAGGAAACTTTGTCCCAAAAATAAGTCAAAGAGGTCTTCTAAACTTTGTCCAGCCAAGAAAGCACTAGAAAAACAATCCCATCAAGTCGAACGAGATGATGTCCTCGGCAAATCAGATACTAGTGGACAAGTTAAAGCTTTACAAGAGCACGTGGACAGAAACTTTGTGGAGTTGAAAGATATGATTTCAAATTTGGATAGCAAACTTGAACGTATAATGGAAGTTTTGAACATTTCAAGTTCATCCAAAAGACGTTTGGATGAACCAACCATTGTCTTTGCACAATCCAAGAAAAAGAAGAACCATGAAAAAT gTGAGCCAGGGACAACTGTTTCCAATCAAGGAGTGACTCTTGGGCAAGAGGCGATTGTTGAACCATTCATATCTCCTCTGACACATCTTggtatattttcttttaaatccaAATTGTAG
- the LOC142519546 gene encoding LOW QUALITY PROTEIN: putative 12-oxophytodienoate reductase 11 (The sequence of the model RefSeq protein was modified relative to this genomic sequence to represent the inferred CDS: deleted 2 bases in 1 codon), giving the protein MAAALSSGVRVDGSSSDNTIPLLTPYKMGDFHLAHRIVLAPLTRNRSYNNVPKPHAAVYYSQRATKGGLLITEATGVSDTAQGYPETPGIWTKEHVEAWKPIVDAVHDKGGIFFVQLWHVGRVSTYGMQPNGQSPISSTDKGVTPGLDGGNWSPPRRLRLDEIPGIVNDFRLAAKNAIEAGFDGVEIHGANGYIIEQFLKDQVNDRTDQYGGSMENRAPFALEIVEAIVNEIGSNRVGMRLSPYSDFMESIDSNPDALGLYMANALNEFDLLYLHVIEPRVAGAGIEGAEDEVPHKLLPIRKAFKNTFIAAGAYNRSMGNRAIADNYTDLIAYGRLFLANPDLPKRYEIDSALNKYDRSTFYTPDPVIGYTDYPFLE; this is encoded by the exons ATGGCGGCGGCTTTGAGTTCTGGAGTTCGGGTTGACGGATCTTCGTCTGACAATACCATTCCTCTGCTTACTCCCTACAAAATGGGAGACTTTCATCTTGCCCACAG AATTGTCTTGGCGCCATTAACCAGAAACCGGTCGTATAACAACGTGCCAAAGCCGCATGCGGCGGTGTATTACTCTCAACGAGCCACGAAAGGCGGTCTTCTCATCACTGAAGCAACTGGTGTATCTGATACTGCACAGGG GTACCCAGAAACGCCTGGAATTTGGACAAAGGAGCATGTGGAGGCATGGAAACCAATTGTGGATGCAGTTCACGACAAGGGTGGCATATTTTTCGTGCAATTATGGCATGTTGGTCGTGTCTCAACCTATG GTATGCAGCCCAATGGCCAATCTCCAATCTCATCAACTGACAAAGGGGTCACCCCGGGCCTCGACGGAGGAAATTGGTCTCCACCTAGACGGCTAAGGCTAGATGAAATCCCTGGTATTGTCAATGATTTCAGGTTGGCGGCTAAGAACGCCATTGAAGCAG GATTTGATGGAGTTGAGATACATGGAGCAAATGGTTACATAATCGAACAGTTTCTGAAAGACCAAGTGAATGATAGAACAGATCAATACGGGGGGAGCATGGAAAACCGGGCTCCTTTTGCTCTAGAAATCGTGGAAGCCATAGTGAATGAGATCGGATCAAACAGAGTTGGTATGAGACTATCTCCATATTCAGATTTCATGGAGTCCATCGACTCGAATCCAGATGCTCTGGGCTTGTACATGGCGAATGCACTTAATGAGTTTGACCTACTCTACCTCCATGTGATCGAACCACGAGTGGCCGGCGCC GGCATTGAAGGAGCAGAGGATGAAGTTCCTCACAAGCTTCTTCCTATAAGAAAAGCTTTCAAGAATACTTTTATTGCTGCTGGTGCTTATAACAGAAGTATGGGAAACAGAGCTATTGCTGATAATTACACGGATTTGATCGCGTATGGACGTCTGTTCTTGGCTAATCCGGATTTACCAAAACGATATGAGATCGATTCTGCTCTCAATAAGTACGATAGGAGCACATTCTACACTCCGGATCCAGTCATTGGTTACACTGATTATCCATTTCTTGAATAA
- the LOC142518646 gene encoding putative germin-like protein 2-1, translating to MVSRFVLFVLLVATCSIAFASDPSPLQDFCVADPNGPALVNGFACKDSKIVQANDFFFAGLHLAGNTSNPVGSKVTPVTVAQIPGLNTLGISLARIDFAPWGINPPHTHPRATEILTVIEGSLEMGFVTSNPGNNLTRKVLQKGDVFVFPKGLVHFQRNVGYGNAIAIVGLSSQNPGVITIGNAVFGSKPAIANDLLAKSFQVDTKTVDWIQSKF from the exons ATGGTGTCCCGTTTCGTTTTGTTTGTGCTATTAGTCGCCACCTGTTCTATTGCTTTCGCATCTGATCCGAGCCCTCTTCAGGATTTCTGCGTCGCTGATCCGAACGGCCCTG CGCTGGTGAATGGTTTTGCATGCAAGGACTCGAAAATCGTCCAAGCAAACGATTTCTTCTTTGCCGGCCTTCATTTAGCAGGCAACACTTCAAATCCTGTGGGGTCAAAAGTGACACCAGTCACCGTGGCTCAAATTCCAGGCCTGAACACTCTTGGAATTTCCTTGGCCCGGATTGATTTTGCGCCGTGGGGGATCAACCCACCGCACACTCACCCTCGAGCAACCGAGATTCTGACAGTTATCGAAGGCAGTCTTGAGATGGGGTTTGTGACCTCGAACCCGGGAAATAACCTTACCCGAAAAGTACTACAGAAAGGAGACGTGTTCGTGTTCCCGAAAGGTCTCGTTCACTTCCAAAGAAACGTTGGATACGGTAATGCGATAGCCATTGTCGGTCTTAGTAGCCAAAATCCAGGGGTTATCACCATTGGCAATGCGGTTTTCGGATCGAAGCCTGCTATTGCGAACGATCTTCTTGCGAAATCATTCCAGGTCGATACTAAAACAGTGGATTGGATTCAGTCCAAGTTCTGA
- the LOC142519547 gene encoding ras-related protein RABA2a-like, which produces MARRPDEDYDYLFKVVLIGDSGVGKSNLLSRFTRNEFCLESKSTIGVEFATRTLQVEGRTIKAQIWDTAGQERYRAITSAYYRGALGALLVYDVTKPTTFENVSRWLKELRDHADSNIVIMLIGNKTDLKHLRAVATEDAQGFAETEGLSFIETSALEAINVEKSFQTILSEIYRIISKKTIYSNEPGPTSIKEGTALVVGPQYSNSKSTCCSTS; this is translated from the exons ATGGCGAGAAGACCTGATGAGGACTACGATTACTTGTTTAAGGTGGTGTTAATCGGAGATTCGGGCGTGGGGAAGTCCAATTTGCTGTCTCGATTCACTCGAAATGAGTTCTGCTTGGAATCTAAGTCCACGATCGGTGTTGAATTCGCTACCCGCACTCTCCAG GTTGAGGGAAGAACTATTAAGGCTCAAATATGGGACACTGCTGGCCAAGAAAGATACAGAGCCATTACAAGTGCATACTACCGTGGTGCCCTAGGAGCTCTTCTTGTATATGATGTGACTAAGCCAACTACATTTGAGAACGTTAGTCGCTGGCTGAAGGAGCTTAGGGACCACGCAGACTCGAACATTGTTATCATGCTCATAGGAAATAAGACTGATCTTAAGCATCTCAGAGCCGTTGCCACAGAGGATGCTCAAGGATTTGCTGAAACAGAGGGGCTTTCGTTCATAGAAACATCTGCTTTGGAAGCAATCAACGTTGAGAAATCTTTCCAGACCATCCTATCAGAAATATATCGAATTATCAGCAAAAAGACGATCTACTCAAATGAACCTGGACCTACAAGCATCAAAGAGGGGACGGCCCTTGTAGTTGGCCCTCAATATTCCAACTCGAAGAGTACATGCTGTTCTACATCCTAA